Proteins encoded within one genomic window of Prauserella marina:
- a CDS encoding monovalent cation/H+ antiporter complex subunit F has translation MSIVFAITFGLLSLAGLLLLVRLIRGPRTLDRILAIDVLVVLIVAGTAVTMAMTSSGLYIALIVSVALLGFVGSISVLRLIERREEYR, from the coding sequence ATGAGCATCGTCTTCGCGATCACCTTCGGCCTGCTCTCGCTGGCGGGCCTGCTGCTGCTCGTGCGGCTCATCCGCGGTCCGCGCACGCTCGACCGCATCCTTGCCATCGACGTGCTCGTGGTGCTCATCGTCGCTGGAACGGCGGTGACCATGGCCATGACGTCGAGCGGCTTGTACATCGCGCTGATCGTGTCGGTCGCGTTGCTCGGCTTCGTCGGGTCGATCTCCGTGCTGCGGCTCATCGAGCGCAGAGAGGAGTACCGATGA
- the mnhG gene encoding monovalent cation/H(+) antiporter subunit G: MTVRDWICAVLLISGALFCVVGAYGVLRLPDAVSRLQAATKPQTLGLLLILAGAAVRLEPKYAVGLVIAGLFQVITAPVLSQLFGRSAYRTGAVDRSTLVADDLDERLRADRS, encoded by the coding sequence ATGACGGTCCGTGATTGGATCTGCGCCGTCCTGCTGATCTCCGGTGCGCTGTTCTGTGTCGTGGGTGCCTACGGCGTGCTGCGGCTGCCCGACGCGGTGAGCAGGCTCCAGGCCGCGACGAAACCGCAGACGCTGGGTTTGCTGCTGATCCTCGCCGGTGCGGCCGTGCGGCTCGAACCCAAATACGCGGTCGGGCTCGTCATCGCGGGCCTTTTCCAGGTGATCACCGCGCCGGTGCTGTCCCAGCTCTTCGGACGTTCCGCCTACCGGACGGGCGCCGTCGACAGGTCCACGCTGGTGGCCGACGACCTCGACGAACGCCTGCGTGCGGACCGGA